One genomic window of Oncorhynchus kisutch isolate 150728-3 linkage group LG24, Okis_V2, whole genome shotgun sequence includes the following:
- the LOC109869870 gene encoding protein-L-isoaspartate O-methyltransferase domain-containing protein 2-like isoform X2 — MGGAVSAGEDNDELIDNLKEAHYIHSDLVERAFRAIDRADYYLEEYRDSAYKDLAWRHGNIHLSAPCIYSEVMEALDLHPGLSFLNLGSGTGYLSTMVGLILGPFGVNHGVELYADVIEYAYQKLDYFIKTSESFDKFEFCEPSFVAGNCLEIPPESRQYDRVYCGAGVQRDHEEYMKNLLKVGGILVLPLEEKLTKIRRTGQSSWETKKIIAVSFAPLALPQHNTNGEPKTVPLPTFEVRTLQELARIAIRHTLRVTTDNGGGQPRGQGSFGGGRGLGVSGLHKYGPRFKRRRVHHRRHCTSVVLAHKRVVSNADPTPAPLDNNNNNHGGQEDGQRRAAREEEEEAEKETGEQLPAEPPINILRERILVLPLPEPLKMYLLYYREK; from the exons ATGGGAGGAGCTGTGAGCGCTGGCGAGGATAATGACGAGTTGATTGACAACTTGAAGGAGGCACACTACATCCATTCAGACCTGGTGGAGCGGGCCTTCAGGGCCATCGACCGGGCCGACTACTACCTGGAGGAGTACCGAGACAGCGCCTACAAGGACCTGGCCTGGAGGCACGGCAACATCCACCTATCAGCCCCCTGTATCTACTCTGAGGTGATGGAGGCCCTAGACCTGCACCCTGGCCTGTCCTTCCTCAACCTGGGCAGTGGGACGGGGTACCTCAGCACTATGGTGGGACTCATACTGG GTCCATTTGGTGTGAACCATGGGGTGGAGTTATATGCTGATGTGATTGAGTATGCCTATCAGAAGCTAGACTACTTCATCAAAACCAGCGAAAGCTTTGACAA GTTTGAGTTCTGCGAACCTTCGTTTGTGGCGGGGAACTGCCTGGAGATCCCCCCTGAGAGCAGGCAGTATGACAGGGTGTACTGTGGGGCGGGAGTGCAGAGAGACCATGAAGAATACATGAAGAACCTGCTGAAGGTGGGGGGTATTCTGGTACTGCctctggaggagaag CTGACCAAGATCAGGCGTACAGGCCAGAGCAGCTGGGAGACCAAAAAGATCATTGCTGTGTCCTTCGCTCCACTGGCACTGCCCCAACATAACACCAATGGCGAACCCAAGACAGTCCCACTAC CCACGTTTGAGGTGCGGACGCTGCAAGAGCTGGCTCGTATAGCCATCCGCCACACCCTGAGAGTGACCACGGACAACGGGGGGGGTCAGCCACGGGGTCAGGGCTCTTTTGGAGGAGGCAGGGGCCTGGGGGTCAGTGGGCTCCACAAGTACGGCCCACGTTTTAAACGCCGAAGAGTTCACCACCGCCGCCACTGCACCTCTGTAGTACTGGCACACAAGCGTGTGGTGAGCAATGCTGACCCCACCCCTGCTCccctggacaacaacaacaataaccacGGGGGGCAGGAGGATGGACAGCGAAGGGCAGcccgggaggaggaggaggaagcggAAAAGGAGACAGGGGAGCAACTCCCAGCAGAGCCACCTATAAACATCCTGAGAGAAAGGATTCTCGTTTTGCCCCTCCCGGAGCCTCTGAAGATGTACCTGCTGTACTACCGGGAGAAATGA
- the LOC109869870 gene encoding protein-L-isoaspartate O-methyltransferase domain-containing protein 2-like isoform X1, which produces MWDKGSEVSPSLSPVKMGGAVSAGEDNDELIDNLKEAHYIHSDLVERAFRAIDRADYYLEEYRDSAYKDLAWRHGNIHLSAPCIYSEVMEALDLHPGLSFLNLGSGTGYLSTMVGLILGPFGVNHGVELYADVIEYAYQKLDYFIKTSESFDKFEFCEPSFVAGNCLEIPPESRQYDRVYCGAGVQRDHEEYMKNLLKVGGILVLPLEEKLTKIRRTGQSSWETKKIIAVSFAPLALPQHNTNGEPKTVPLPTFEVRTLQELARIAIRHTLRVTTDNGGGQPRGQGSFGGGRGLGVSGLHKYGPRFKRRRVHHRRHCTSVVLAHKRVVSNADPTPAPLDNNNNNHGGQEDGQRRAAREEEEEAEKETGEQLPAEPPINILRERILVLPLPEPLKMYLLYYREK; this is translated from the exons ATGTGGG ATAAAGGCTCAGAagtttccccttctctctcgccAGTCAAGATGGGAGGAGCTGTGAGCGCTGGCGAGGATAATGACGAGTTGATTGACAACTTGAAGGAGGCACACTACATCCATTCAGACCTGGTGGAGCGGGCCTTCAGGGCCATCGACCGGGCCGACTACTACCTGGAGGAGTACCGAGACAGCGCCTACAAGGACCTGGCCTGGAGGCACGGCAACATCCACCTATCAGCCCCCTGTATCTACTCTGAGGTGATGGAGGCCCTAGACCTGCACCCTGGCCTGTCCTTCCTCAACCTGGGCAGTGGGACGGGGTACCTCAGCACTATGGTGGGACTCATACTGG GTCCATTTGGTGTGAACCATGGGGTGGAGTTATATGCTGATGTGATTGAGTATGCCTATCAGAAGCTAGACTACTTCATCAAAACCAGCGAAAGCTTTGACAA GTTTGAGTTCTGCGAACCTTCGTTTGTGGCGGGGAACTGCCTGGAGATCCCCCCTGAGAGCAGGCAGTATGACAGGGTGTACTGTGGGGCGGGAGTGCAGAGAGACCATGAAGAATACATGAAGAACCTGCTGAAGGTGGGGGGTATTCTGGTACTGCctctggaggagaag CTGACCAAGATCAGGCGTACAGGCCAGAGCAGCTGGGAGACCAAAAAGATCATTGCTGTGTCCTTCGCTCCACTGGCACTGCCCCAACATAACACCAATGGCGAACCCAAGACAGTCCCACTAC CCACGTTTGAGGTGCGGACGCTGCAAGAGCTGGCTCGTATAGCCATCCGCCACACCCTGAGAGTGACCACGGACAACGGGGGGGGTCAGCCACGGGGTCAGGGCTCTTTTGGAGGAGGCAGGGGCCTGGGGGTCAGTGGGCTCCACAAGTACGGCCCACGTTTTAAACGCCGAAGAGTTCACCACCGCCGCCACTGCACCTCTGTAGTACTGGCACACAAGCGTGTGGTGAGCAATGCTGACCCCACCCCTGCTCccctggacaacaacaacaataaccacGGGGGGCAGGAGGATGGACAGCGAAGGGCAGcccgggaggaggaggaggaagcggAAAAGGAGACAGGGGAGCAACTCCCAGCAGAGCCACCTATAAACATCCTGAGAGAAAGGATTCTCGTTTTGCCCCTCCCGGAGCCTCTGAAGATGTACCTGCTGTACTACCGGGAGAAATGA